The stretch of DNA AAATTGAGGGTTGTGCAACGGTTACCCTTGTTATGTGCTGTGTTATTTATTTTTTATTAATTCAACTCTTCTATTTTGTGATTTTCCTTCTTCTGTATTATTGTCGGCAATAGGGTTATTTTGTCCAAAACCTTCTGATGAGAGTCTGTTTACATCAATACCACTTTTGATCAATTCTTTTTTTACTGTTTCTGCCCTTTGTTTAGAAAGGTCTAGATTATGTTTTTCATCACCTGTATTATCCGTATATCCATTAATGGAAATTTTTAGCATTTTGTCTGTGTTAAGGGCTTTTGTGATTTCAGCAACTGCTTCTTTACCATCAGCTTTTAGAGTAGCTTTATCGGTATCGAAATTGATGTGAAGAACCGCTTTGCCTTTGTCATTTAAATCTTTTTGTATTTGATCTGCTTTCAGCATTGAAATGGTTTGTTTAAATCCTTCCTTCTGCAAAATATTGATTTTTCCGACACCCGATGTAGCCGACAATTGAATGTAAACATCGCCTCCATCTGCTCTGCGAATAACATATGTTTTGATGCTCTCTCCGGCATAGCCAATTGAACCATCTTCTCCTAAATAAGTAGCTTGGGGGTGGTATTTCTCATATTCCTCGTTAGTGATAGTACCATCAAATATTTTCACGCCACCAATAGCTTTTATAGCTTCGTCGTAACTCTTCTCAAAAAAAGCAACCGACCAATCGTTGCTCTGATTCGATTTTGTCCAAACCCCTGTCTTCCAAACTTTTCCTTCAAGAGGTGTCATCACACCATCAATAGCAAAATATAGCTTATCAAATTTTCTTTCTATGGGTTTATTAAGTGCAACTAACCCTTCAGGAAAACTAAAAAAAGGAAAGTCGCCTAAATCTTTATCAGAAACAGGAATTGAATTTATATCGAATTTACCTGTACTATTGGGTTGTTCGTTTGTTGGTGTTTCAGATCTTACGGTGTCCTGATTGTCGGCTTTCTGAGTTTCGCCTCCGTTATTACACGAAAAGCTAATGATAGCTATCCCAATAATTGCAAATTTTTTCGCTGAATTTTTCATATTGTAAATATAGTTTTTTGGTGGTTGATGTAAAACATAGCACATAACGGGAAACGGCTTTGCGAAGGCGGGGCTTTTACACCTAAAATTTCTATTAAAACTGCACCAAGCAAAAACCATTTTCGTTTTTTCAAAATTACAAAAAAATAAAAAACGAAATGGTTTTTTGCGACTAATAATGACTAAACTTTCAACGCAAGAGAAATTCAGCCCCGCTTTTGGCAATACCTTGTGCTTGTTGCACAACTCAAATATATATAAATAGTTGCACAAAAAACAGATATTTTGTAAATTTATATATGCAAGGAAAGAAAAATTTTACTCCCCAGTTATTTGTTTCGGTTAATCTGTTGGATTTGGTTCCAGAGGATAATTTTTACAGAAAATTGTTAATGGAACTCGATTTTATAAAAATGGCATTAATAGACTTCAAAAGCTCGTTTTTAAGCACCCCAATTTTACGCATTTTGACCGTTAACTAAAAAACAAACCTCTCTAAAATTGCTTCTAAAGAGGTTTTTTAATATTTATTTTCTAAAAAAGGAGTTTTGCAACAGTTACCGATGTTACCTGCTGGCGTTCTTTCGGTTTCATTTCGCCAATTTCAATATCCTATACGCTCCTCTTGCCACAACTACAAATACAATAGCTCCGATAATCAAATCGGGATAGCTCGAGTTTAACCATTTGACCAAAATTCCTGCAACGATAACCCCCGAATTGATTATAACATCGTTTGACGTGAAAATCATCGAAGCCTGCATATGGGCTTCTTTACTCTTGTTCTTTTGCAATAGGTAAAGACAAAGTACGTTTGCTATCAATGCCAAAACAGAAACAATAATCATTGTTTTGAAATCGGGCATCGCTTCTATTCCGATAAAACGTCTGATAACTTCAACAAAACCGATAACGGCTAACAGGATTTGAAAGTAACCTGCAAATTTGGCGATATTGTTTTTTCTTGCAATCGTACCCCCAACAGCAAACAAAGCCAATGCGTAAACGATGCTATCGGCAAGCATATCCAAGCTATCCGCTACCAATCCCATTGAGTTGGAAAAAATACCGAACAACATTTCCAATCCAAAGAAAACGAAATTGATAATCAATACCGTCCATAGTAGTTTCCGTTGGCTATTGCTTGTATCTGTTTCAACAACTGCATTAGTTTCTTCGGTTGAAATCAGCGTTGTATTTAGGTTCAAGGTTTCCAAAGCTGAAAAAATCGGCTCTGGGTTTCCACTATGGTAAACATTTAGTTTTCTATTGGGAATATCAAATTCCAATGACTTTACCGTATCAAAGTTTTGCAGTTTCATACGGATTAATTGCTCCTCACTTGGGCAATCCATTTTTGTTATATTAAATATGGTTTTATTCATCTTCTTAAAGTCTAAATTTTATTCCTCCGTTAATTACAAATCCGTCTAATGGTGCATAGATGTCTTTAAAAACAGGGTTGGTTATTGTACCTGTATAAATGTTGTCGAAACGTGTCTGTCTTGTATCAAAGAAATTTTCAAAGTTGATGTACAAAGAAAACCGTTCCCAAATTTTTTCAGCCATAAAGCCACATATAACATAGTCTTTTCCTGTTGTTCCGTCATTGAGCTTTTGCGGACTAAAATAATAGGCTTCCAAACCGATTTTCCATTTATCCTCTATTTCATACATAAGTACAGAGTTAATGCGGTGTTTTGGTGTTAGTGGATTTTCGGTATTTGTTCCGTTTTCAATCAATCGGGTATCGGTAAAAGTGTAGCCCAAAAACAATTTAAAATCATCATAACCGATTTTGATATTTGTTTCTGTTCCTTTGGTATGAATGTAGCCCGATGAATTGATGAACTGATAAAGATTAGCAGATGGATTTTGAAGCAACAAAGGATTATCCAGATAAGTATAAAAAAACAATTGGTTTATGCTGAATGTCCAATCATCGCCTATATTAGTACGGTAGTTGATGTCTGCATTTGCTCCGTAGCTCCTTTCTAATTTATTGGTTTTATCGTTAATAGGCATTACGTTTTGATATTGTATGCGTTCGCTTTCTTCGGTAAAAATGGTTGGTGTTTTGTAGCCAAATCCGCCCCCGACACGTGAAGTCAATCCATTTGCAATCTTAAACAATGCCGATACTCTTGGCAAAAAAACAGCTCCATAATCAATCACATAATCCGTCCTTAAACCTGCTTCCAATTGAAGCCAATCGGTAGCCTTAAAAGAATTTTGAACGAAAGCCCCGAATGTGGTATGAGTATAATCCCTCAACGGAAATGCAGTAATCTGTTTTTCTTTAAAATTATCAGTCCAAATATTAACGCCTGTTACCCATTCCGATTTTTCTTTGCTGTGCGTATAGCTTGCTTCCGTAAAAGTAGCGGTCTGCGTTCCCTCAAATTCGTAATTCGGAATAGCCGTATTGCGGTTAAAATAACTTACGCTGTTCTTTATCTGTACAAAACTGTTTTCGTTTACCGTATGGTCAAAAACAAATTGGGTAGAATAGCGTTGTGTTTTGTTTTCTTCAAAATATTGGTGTGTGTTATCGCCTTTGCCTTTGATGTAAAGCATATCGCCACCCAAACGGTTTTCAATGGTGGTGTTAATGCCGAAGTTCATTTTTGTTTTATCATTGAAGTAAACAAATAATTTAGGGTTCAGTACGTACCTTTCAAATTGGGGAATGGCAGAAAGCTCGATTTGTGCAGGATCGTAAGCTCCGTTGCGATTATGCGAAGCAAATATTGTCGTTCCGATTTTCTTAAACTTCTGTCCGTAAAAACCATTGATGTCTAAACCCCTGCCCGATGTTCCGTTTAAATGAAAACGCAAATCCCTTTCTTCCGTTGGTGTCTTGGAAATCAGGTTGACCAAACCTGCTATTGCTCCGCCACCATACAGCGTGGAAGTTGAACCTTTAATAACTTCAACCTGCTTTAAGTCAAGCGGTGGAATTTGCAACAAACCCAATCCGCTCGAAGCACCCGAATAAATAGGAAAACCGTCTTTTAAAATTTGCGTATATCGTCCGTCAAGCCCCTGAATACGAATACTTGCATTGGCACTTGTGGGCGATGTGGTTTGTACGTGGATGCCTGTGCTTTCTGCCAAAAGCATACGAATATCCCCTGCTTTCATATTGCCTTTTTCGTCTAACTCCTCACTTCCTATAAACTCAATACGTGTGGGGATATTTTGGATAGTTCTTGTACTTCTTGTTGATGAAATAACGATTTCTTCCAAATCTACCGATTGTTCATAAAGTAGGATTTCAATCGGAGCTGTATCTTCTAACGGAAAATTAAAGCTGTCGGTACGTTGGGCAAAACCAATATAACTAAATTGAATTTCTTGCAAACCGTTTGCAATACCTGTTAATATAATATGTCCGTTTTCATCGGAAATTGTGGCGATTGTAGTGCCTGTTACCTGTGCGGTTACGCCCATTAAAGGCTCTTTTTTTTCGCTGTCTTTAATTACAGCTTTGAACGTATTTTGTGCATATACACAAAGGTTGAGTGTCATAAAAAATGACACAAAGAGTATTTTTTTCATTGAAAAATAATGCTTAATATTTAATAAATAAGTAATAACGGTGGAAAGCACCGTAACAAATCAGTTTGGGCGGAAAGCACCATATATTAAGCCAATTGTGGAGGATGCCAAATAGAATAAGGAAAGTCTGAAATAGGCGGTGTTGGCATTGTGCCTAATTTTCTTTGGGGTTCTTTTACTGAATGTTTAATCGAAAAATGAAAGTTGGTTAAAACAAATCCCGTACAGGTGTTGCAGTTAAAAAAAGGCGAACAGCAACTGCAATCTTCGTCTTGTTCGTTTTGTCCTTGCTCGGTGGTATGTTCCTGCATACATTTATCCTCAATAAAAGACGGTACGGCTGATAACAGCAATACATAAACGGCTAATATTAAAGATATAAATTTCATTTTACAAAGTTAGGTAAAAATTGTTTCGTTATTTTTTGATTTTCCCGAAATGTCGTTTTTTAGCACGAACGTTGTTTTACGCTTGCAGGTAACGGGCCGCGGCTTGGCGAAGTGCGGGTTTGAATTGAGCGAAAGTTCAATTCAGACCGAAACGTAGCCAAAGCTGTGAGCCTTTTGGTAAATTTAATAAAAAAACAAAAGCAAACAGCTTTTGGCGGATAAAAAGGCAAGAAGTTCAATTTGGCACTTAACCCCGCATTTTGCCAAACTGCTTGTTGTGTGCAGTACTACTTTCAATGTTGTGTTCCGTACTTTTGAGGTTTTCCCTGAGATAACTGCAATCTATCATAAGTTGCTTTTTCTAACCATTCAGCATTTTGGATTTTGTTATCCGAATTTGCAACCTGTTTGGCTAAATTATGTGCTATTTCAAAATCTTCTTTTGTTTTTCCGTGATGTAAAATCATCGCTAAATTAAATTTATCTTGATTATTGAGTTGCTCTTTACCGTTTGTATAATCAAGATAAATATTTTTTGCTTTTTCTAACCTTAAATTATCTCTTTCAATTACTTCTTTCTTGTTTTCAGGTATTAAATATGTTTTTAATAATTTTCTGTCAGATTGGTCAGATTTATAGATTTGTTGTATTTCTTGCGAAAGTGTAGCATCTTCTCCGAGTGAAACTTTTTCATAAGGAATGAACAGATTAATTATTATTCCAAATATAAATATCAAAGAATAGGTTACGGTGAATTTTAATAGTCTTTTAATTTGCTTTCCTTTAATAAGTTTTATAATTAGTATGAGTGAAAATAAAGTTATAAGAATTAATAATGCAATTGCAAATATAAATCCACTAAAATTCACAAACAATGCAAGAAGTAAAGTTAACACTATGACACTTAAAAATAAAAATCTCTGTTTCTTCATTTTCTTTTTTTATTAGGTTTTTTTGGCGTATTGCACACAACGGTCACGGCTATGCGTAGTGCGGGATTTCAAGGCACTTACCTTTCAATTTAGTACTTAGTTTATTTAATCTAATCACTTTCATTTCAGCGCTTTAGCCCGCATTACGTATAGCCATTGTTGGCGTGTCGTGCTTTATTTCTTTTTAGTTTTCTTTTCCTTTTTCAATAATGGCATTGTGTATTCGTTATACAAGTCAAATAGAAATTCAATCCGAGCCGTTTCGTTATTAAATGCTTGTGGTCTGTAACACAAATCAACTGCTTTGTCCAATTCTTGATGTGCTTTTACTAATTTAGGTGGCATTGTTAAAGGGTCATACAAATCTGCAAGACTACTTTCAAGAAACTCTGCTCTTACATCCAAAACCTTCTGCGCTTTGGTTTCAACTGCTTTTTTGTTCTTATCACTTGGCTCTTTTGGCCAAGGATAGTTGTTATAAACAATTTCATTGCTGTACCTGTAATCGCTTTTTATTCGACCACATACATAATTCACCCATGTCATATGCATATCTGATTGTAAAACCCCAAACTCAAAAAGAGTAGCTTGGTCAATCGCTGAGCAAGTGTTATTTGGTATATGATTATTGTCAAAAAAGCCCATTGGAATATACTTTCTATTCATAGAAGAGTTTAAAGGCACAAGGACAAAATCATTTTCTGGTTGCCTTATTTCTCCAAACAAACTTGGGAACGCTGCAAGTTTTTGTGTAGCTGCTCTTGAACTTTTTAGTCTAAGTTGCTTTACATTTTCAACTCTTTTATGAACTTCTTTTAACTGTTTTAGCAATTTAGGTGATACACCTTTCAACCAAATGCAGTATTTCTTTTTACCATTTAGAAATTCGTGAGCACTAAGCAAAGGCTTAATGACTTGGCTCGCATTAGGCTCGATACTCAAAAGTTCGTCTTTTTCTTCTGGGCTTAGTAAAAAATTACCCCCATCATTTGGCATACTTCCGAATGAAATTTCAGAAACATTACAGATAGGTTTTCTTCGTTTAAGAACAACCAAGTCAGCCCCTTCAACCAAATAGGGATTTATATTTTTTACAGCAATTTCTAAAGGTTCCCCTTTAATGTCGTCATAAGTCCAAATGGATTTCTTTTTTGTATCAAAATTTGCAAAACCTATTATGATAACATGAACAGCAGCTTTTCCTCTTGCTTCATTTGACCAATTAAAAGTTCTATGTGCAAAGTGGATTTTTATACCATAATTATTAAAAAGTTCATTCCATAAAAGTCCTGTCTGCTCTCCTTGTGCAATAGAGTTGGTTGAAACGAAACCAACTTTTATTTCTGTGCCATTGATTAATTTTGATGCCTTTAAATACCAAGCGGTTACATAGTCCAATACACCTGCTCCTTTTACACCATTGAAAACAAGTGCCATATCTTCTTTTTGCTCTTTGCTTTGGTATTGTTTTCCATAAAAAGGTGGATTACCAAGAATGTACGATAGTTCAGATTTTGGTACTATATCTGTCCATATTGTTCTTAGGGCGTTTCCATGCACAATAGTAGCAGACTTTTTTAATGGTAAACGAGCGTAGTACATTCCGAATGCTTCTGAAATACGCAAGTTCATTTGGTGGTCCATTAGCCACAATGCAACTTCTGCAATACGAGCAGGAAACTCATCATATTCAATGCCATAGAATTGGTCAACATCAACGAGCATTATTTGGTCGATTCCAATAACTTGTTGGCCACCATACAACTCTTTAAGGATTTCCAATTCTAAAAGTCGTAATTCACGGTAGGTTATGATTAAGAAGTTACCACAACCACAAGCTGGGTCAAGAAATTTTAAACTTCCGAGTTTTTGGTGAAATTCTTTGAGCTTGTTTTTGTTGCTTTTAACCTTTTTAAATTCTGCTTGCAGTTCGTCAAGAAAAAGTGGTTTTATCAGTTTAAGAATATTCTTTTCAGAGGTGTAGTGCGCTCCAAGGTTTCTGCGTTCTTCGGGATTCATTACACTTTGGAACATACTACCGAAAATCGCAGGCGAAATTTTACCCCAATCCAATGAGCTACATTCTAAAAGAATTTCACGCATTCTTGAATTGAATGAAGCAATTGGTAAAGGCTCTTCAAAGAGTTTTCCGTTTACATATGGAAATGCAGCTAAATGTTCATCAAGGTTTTTGAGTCGTTTGTCAGTAGGTGTATTTAAGACTTGAAAATATTGAGCCAACCAAGCTCCAAGGTCGCTGCCGTCTTCGTTGGTTTTTACTTCTATAAACTCTTTGAAGGTATCTTTTTCAAAAATTCCGGTGTCGTCCGCAAACAAGCAAAAAAGTAACCTTACCAAGAAAACTTCTAAAGGATGTCCTTCATAACCACTTTCTTCTAATTGGTCGTGAAGCTTTCCCATTAGTTCGGCTGCTTTGATATTTACAGGGTCTTCATCCTTGAAAGTACGTTTTTGATAACCTGCAATAAATCCAAAAAGCTTAATGTTTTTGTGGAAGTCTTTTATTCCAAACTCATATTCCTTTTTGTCGTCAAGATCATACAGTTTGAAGTTTTCAAAGTCAGAAACCAAAACATATTTTGGCAATTCATGCTCTTTGATTCCATGAAAGTAGTCAGTCGCTTGTTCAAAAGCTGCATCAAGATTTTTCCCTTTCGATTTGTGTTCTACAAGTAGAGTACCTTTCCAAA from Weeksella virosa DSM 16922 encodes:
- a CDS encoding TonB-dependent receptor, producing MKKILFVSFFMTLNLCVYAQNTFKAVIKDSEKKEPLMGVTAQVTGTTIATISDENGHIILTGIANGLQEIQFSYIGFAQRTDSFNFPLEDTAPIEILLYEQSVDLEEIVISSTRSTRTIQNIPTRIEFIGSEELDEKGNMKAGDIRMLLAESTGIHVQTTSPTSANASIRIQGLDGRYTQILKDGFPIYSGASSGLGLLQIPPLDLKQVEVIKGSTSTLYGGGAIAGLVNLISKTPTEERDLRFHLNGTSGRGLDINGFYGQKFKKIGTTIFASHNRNGAYDPAQIELSAIPQFERYVLNPKLFVYFNDKTKMNFGINTTIENRLGGDMLYIKGKGDNTHQYFEENKTQRYSTQFVFDHTVNENSFVQIKNSVSYFNRNTAIPNYEFEGTQTATFTEASYTHSKEKSEWVTGVNIWTDNFKEKQITAFPLRDYTHTTFGAFVQNSFKATDWLQLEAGLRTDYVIDYGAVFLPRVSALFKIANGLTSRVGGGFGYKTPTIFTEESERIQYQNVMPINDKTNKLERSYGANADINYRTNIGDDWTFSINQLFFYTYLDNPLLLQNPSANLYQFINSSGYIHTKGTETNIKIGYDDFKLFLGYTFTDTRLIENGTNTENPLTPKHRINSVLMYEIEDKWKIGLEAYYFSPQKLNDGTTGKDYVICGFMAEKIWERFSLYINFENFFDTRQTRFDNIYTGTITNPVFKDIYAPLDGFVINGGIKFRL
- a CDS encoding cation transporter; protein product: MNKTIFNITKMDCPSEEQLIRMKLQNFDTVKSLEFDIPNRKLNVYHSGNPEPIFSALETLNLNTTLISTEETNAVVETDTSNSQRKLLWTVLIINFVFFGLEMLFGIFSNSMGLVADSLDMLADSIVYALALFAVGGTIARKNNIAKFAGYFQILLAVIGFVEVIRRFIGIEAMPDFKTMIIVSVLALIANVLCLYLLQKNKSKEAHMQASMIFTSNDVIINSGVIVAGILVKWLNSSYPDLIIGAIVFVVVARGAYRILKLAK
- a CDS encoding OmpA family protein, which codes for MKNSAKKFAIIGIAIISFSCNNGGETQKADNQDTVRSETPTNEQPNSTGKFDINSIPVSDKDLGDFPFFSFPEGLVALNKPIERKFDKLYFAIDGVMTPLEGKVWKTGVWTKSNQSNDWSVAFFEKSYDEAIKAIGGVKIFDGTITNEEYEKYHPQATYLGEDGSIGYAGESIKTYVIRRADGGDVYIQLSATSGVGKINILQKEGFKQTISMLKADQIQKDLNDKGKAVLHINFDTDKATLKADGKEAVAEITKALNTDKMLKISINGYTDNTGDEKHNLDLSKQRAETVKKELIKSGIDVNRLSSEGFGQNNPIADNNTEEGKSQNRRVELIKNK
- a CDS encoding class I SAM-dependent DNA methyltransferase, with protein sequence MALSWNEIKDRALKFTKEWEGESRERAEKDTFWNDFFNVFGISRRRLATFEEPVKKLNNKQGFIDLFWKGTLLVEHKSKGKNLDAAFEQATDYFHGIKEHELPKYVLVSDFENFKLYDLDDKKEYEFGIKDFHKNIKLFGFIAGYQKRTFKDEDPVNIKAAELMGKLHDQLEESGYEGHPLEVFLVRLLFCLFADDTGIFEKDTFKEFIEVKTNEDGSDLGAWLAQYFQVLNTPTDKRLKNLDEHLAAFPYVNGKLFEEPLPIASFNSRMREILLECSSLDWGKISPAIFGSMFQSVMNPEERRNLGAHYTSEKNILKLIKPLFLDELQAEFKKVKSNKNKLKEFHQKLGSLKFLDPACGCGNFLIITYRELRLLELEILKELYGGQQVIGIDQIMLVDVDQFYGIEYDEFPARIAEVALWLMDHQMNLRISEAFGMYYARLPLKKSATIVHGNALRTIWTDIVPKSELSYILGNPPFYGKQYQSKEQKEDMALVFNGVKGAGVLDYVTAWYLKASKLINGTEIKVGFVSTNSIAQGEQTGLLWNELFNNYGIKIHFAHRTFNWSNEARGKAAVHVIIIGFANFDTKKKSIWTYDDIKGEPLEIAVKNINPYLVEGADLVVLKRRKPICNVSEISFGSMPNDGGNFLLSPEEKDELLSIEPNASQVIKPLLSAHEFLNGKKKYCIWLKGVSPKLLKQLKEVHKRVENVKQLRLKSSRAATQKLAAFPSLFGEIRQPENDFVLVPLNSSMNRKYIPMGFFDNNHIPNNTCSAIDQATLFEFGVLQSDMHMTWVNYVCGRIKSDYRYSNEIVYNNYPWPKEPSDKNKKAVETKAQKVLDVRAEFLESSLADLYDPLTMPPKLVKAHQELDKAVDLCYRPQAFNNETARIEFLFDLYNEYTMPLLKKEKKTKKK